Proteins from a single region of Haloterrigena alkaliphila:
- a CDS encoding class I SAM-dependent methyltransferase, with translation MDVPCVRVPREEGEAARQRLADADLIDDDYELTVEDGSLYVPVADPAAVPEDLEVVSRPLEERETQTTPADLLGFEPSYERLGRAALIDEDDPERARAIADAIVASDLPLETVLNKASKVKGETRVRDWELLAGENTVVVHREYGCEFLLDLAAVYFSPRLATERHRVTEQVSEGEHAFDMFAGVGPFAIPVAKRGAECVGVDVNPDAIDYLRENARRNGVADRVTAVCEDVREVAPEYADWGDRVVMNLPHSADEFLESAVAVAGDDCVLHYYDIQHEDDPFGPGERAIRDAAEPAYDVTVETERVVRSYAPHELNVCLDVRLER, from the coding sequence ATGGACGTGCCGTGCGTCCGCGTCCCGCGCGAGGAAGGGGAGGCCGCGCGCCAGCGACTCGCGGACGCGGACCTGATCGACGACGACTACGAACTGACCGTCGAAGACGGCAGCCTCTACGTGCCGGTCGCCGACCCCGCGGCGGTCCCCGAGGACCTCGAGGTCGTCTCCCGACCGCTCGAGGAGCGCGAGACCCAGACGACGCCCGCCGACCTGCTGGGGTTCGAACCCTCCTACGAGCGCCTCGGACGGGCGGCGCTGATCGACGAGGACGATCCCGAGCGCGCCCGTGCGATCGCGGACGCCATCGTGGCGTCGGATCTGCCCCTCGAGACGGTGTTGAACAAGGCCTCGAAGGTGAAAGGCGAGACGCGGGTCCGCGACTGGGAGTTGCTCGCGGGCGAGAACACGGTGGTCGTCCACCGCGAGTACGGCTGCGAGTTCCTGCTGGATCTCGCTGCGGTGTACTTCTCGCCGCGGCTGGCGACCGAGCGCCACCGAGTTACGGAACAGGTCTCCGAGGGCGAACACGCCTTCGACATGTTCGCCGGCGTCGGCCCGTTCGCGATCCCCGTCGCGAAGCGCGGCGCCGAGTGCGTCGGCGTCGACGTTAACCCGGACGCGATCGACTACCTGCGCGAGAACGCGCGCCGGAACGGCGTCGCGGATCGAGTGACCGCCGTCTGCGAAGACGTCCGCGAGGTCGCCCCCGAGTACGCGGACTGGGGCGACCGCGTCGTGATGAACCTCCCCCACAGCGCCGACGAATTCCTCGAGTCGGCCGTCGCCGTCGCGGGCGACGACTGCGTCCTCCACTACTACGACATCCAGCACGAGGACGACCCGTTCGGCCCGGGAGAGCGCGCGATCCGCGACGCCGCTGAACCGGCGTACGACGTCACCGTCGAGACGGAGCGCGTCGTACGGTCCTACGCGCCCCACGAACTGAACGTCTGTCTGGACGTGCGCCTCGAGCGCTGA
- a CDS encoding Rieske (2Fe-2S) protein: MRELTTVETVHEEGSWLFTVRDQYGEQDEVILVPCDDGAEAWINRCTHEAQRFDTGRGVPMRDGQIICPKHGSMFDSCSGYCDNGEAADTTLPAVDITVRDDGRIVLDDDEFTFVGEGGIDDNEDGGDDGPASTSHIGF, encoded by the coding sequence ATGCGAGAGTTGACGACCGTGGAGACGGTCCACGAGGAGGGGTCGTGGCTGTTCACGGTACGAGATCAGTACGGCGAGCAGGACGAGGTCATCCTCGTCCCCTGCGACGACGGAGCCGAGGCCTGGATCAACCGCTGTACGCACGAGGCCCAGCGGTTCGACACCGGTCGCGGCGTGCCGATGCGCGACGGCCAGATCATCTGTCCGAAACACGGCTCGATGTTCGATTCGTGTTCCGGCTACTGCGACAACGGCGAGGCCGCCGACACCACGCTTCCGGCGGTCGACATCACGGTTCGCGACGACGGCCGGATAGTCCTCGACGACGACGAGTTCACGTTCGTCGGCGAGGGCGGTATCGACGACAACGAGGACGGCGGCGACGACGGTCCCGCCTCGACCTCGCACATCGGCTTTTGA
- a CDS encoding RidA family protein has translation MDRQTVSSDTEWEPKVGYSRAVRAGSHVHVAGTTATDEDGSVVAPGDPYRQTERALEIVADALAEAGANLEDVVRTRIYTVDRNGSWSRRAIRRIHRADLQSTVYVTDIDDWEAIGRARGEVFGEIRPAASMVEVQRLIDPDHCVEIEAVAITDDGR, from the coding sequence ATGGACCGCCAGACCGTCTCGAGCGACACCGAGTGGGAACCGAAGGTGGGCTACTCGCGGGCCGTCCGCGCGGGCTCGCACGTTCACGTCGCCGGGACGACCGCGACCGACGAGGACGGGAGCGTCGTCGCGCCCGGAGATCCCTACCGGCAGACGGAGCGCGCCCTCGAGATCGTCGCGGACGCATTGGCGGAAGCCGGAGCGAACCTCGAGGACGTCGTCCGAACCCGCATCTATACTGTCGACCGTAACGGTTCGTGGAGTCGCCGAGCAATCCGGCGAATCCACCGCGCTGACTTACAGTCGACAGTATACGTCACCGACATCGACGACTGGGAGGCGATCGGACGCGCACGCGGCGAGGTCTTCGGCGAGATCCGTCCCGCAGCCAGCATGGTCGAGGTCCAGCGGCTGATCGACCCCGACCACTGCGTCGAGATCGAAGCGGTGGCGATCACCGACGACGGTCGGTGA
- the dph5 gene encoding diphthine synthase: protein MLTFIGLGLYDERSITVEGREALRTADRAYAEFYTSELLGASVADLEEAHDTNIEVRDRAGVEQHPDDILSAAETEDVAFLTAGDTMISTTHVDLRLRAHDREIETRVIHGVTAQTAASSLTGLQNYRFGKATTLPFPYAHGADGLPASVTNTIDANREDGLHTVVYLDIKVGHERAAEDEYMTADVGAELLAETYPDLVGVVVARAGSPGPLVEAGTMSELAEREFGDPLHLLVVPGECHLLEADALVELADADRDALDVV from the coding sequence ATGCTCACCTTCATCGGCCTCGGGCTCTACGACGAGCGGTCGATCACCGTCGAGGGCCGGGAGGCGCTGCGAACCGCCGACCGCGCCTACGCCGAGTTCTACACTAGCGAGCTGCTCGGCGCGAGCGTCGCGGACCTCGAGGAAGCCCACGACACCAACATCGAGGTCCGCGACCGCGCCGGCGTCGAACAGCACCCCGACGATATCCTCTCGGCCGCGGAAACGGAAGACGTGGCCTTTCTGACCGCGGGCGACACGATGATCTCGACGACCCACGTCGACCTGCGCCTGCGGGCCCACGACCGCGAAATCGAGACGCGGGTGATCCACGGCGTCACCGCCCAGACGGCCGCCAGTTCGCTCACCGGCCTCCAGAACTACCGTTTCGGGAAAGCGACGACCCTCCCGTTCCCCTACGCCCACGGCGCCGACGGGCTTCCCGCCAGCGTCACGAACACGATCGACGCGAACCGCGAGGACGGCCTACACACCGTCGTCTACCTCGACATAAAAGTGGGCCACGAGCGGGCCGCGGAGGACGAGTACATGACCGCCGACGTCGGCGCCGAACTGCTCGCCGAGACGTATCCCGATCTCGTCGGCGTCGTCGTCGCCCGCGCGGGCAGTCCCGGTCCGCTCGTCGAGGCCGGAACGATGAGCGAACTCGCCGAGCGGGAGTTCGGCGACCCGCTGCACCTGCTCGTCGTTCCCGGGGAGTGCCACCTCCTCGAGGCCGACGCGCTGGTCGAACTCGCCGACGCCGATCGGGACGCGCTCGACGTCGTCTGA
- a CDS encoding alpha/beta hydrolase, whose protein sequence is MLQTRDDTLAGIDSHTVDTDRLETHYLEAGAPNGADDAGGTVVFIHGNVSSSRFFEDVMTELPAGYHAIAPDLRGYGDSETKPIDATNGLGDFEADLRALFGELELADPVTLVGWSNGGGAAMRYAIDNPEQVDSLVLLNPLSPYGFGGTKDEEGTPCFDDYAGSGGGLGNEEFVAGLADRDRGEEGQSSPRKVLRTFYVDPSYVFDEESEESYLTGMLDTATGDENYPGNATECEHWPGAAPGDTGVNNAISPKYCSLDEITEIDPEEKPPVLWIRGDSDQIVSNESVFDVGTLGRMGQVPDWPGEDVFPPQPMVDQTRAVLEEYADAGGEFEEVVFGNTGHAPHVEVPGDFLNELEGVLQG, encoded by the coding sequence ATGCTCCAGACGCGAGACGACACCCTCGCCGGCATCGATTCCCACACTGTCGACACCGATCGCCTCGAGACACACTACCTCGAGGCCGGCGCTCCGAACGGTGCTGACGATGCCGGCGGGACGGTGGTGTTCATTCACGGTAACGTTTCTTCGTCTCGTTTCTTCGAGGACGTGATGACGGAACTCCCGGCCGGCTATCACGCGATTGCGCCCGACCTGCGGGGGTACGGCGATTCGGAAACGAAGCCGATCGATGCGACGAACGGCCTCGGCGATTTCGAGGCGGACCTCCGCGCGCTGTTCGGCGAACTCGAGCTCGCCGACCCCGTCACGCTGGTCGGCTGGTCGAACGGCGGCGGAGCGGCGATGCGGTACGCGATCGACAACCCCGAGCAGGTCGACTCGCTCGTCCTGCTCAATCCGCTCTCGCCGTACGGTTTCGGGGGGACGAAGGACGAGGAGGGAACGCCGTGTTTCGACGACTACGCCGGCTCCGGCGGCGGCCTCGGCAACGAGGAGTTCGTCGCCGGCCTCGCGGATCGGGACCGCGGCGAGGAGGGGCAGTCCTCGCCCCGGAAGGTCCTGCGGACGTTCTACGTCGATCCCAGCTACGTGTTCGACGAGGAGAGCGAGGAGTCGTACCTGACGGGGATGCTCGACACCGCAACCGGCGACGAGAACTACCCCGGTAACGCGACCGAGTGCGAGCACTGGCCCGGCGCCGCACCCGGCGACACGGGGGTCAACAACGCCATCTCGCCGAAGTACTGCTCGCTCGATGAGATCACCGAGATCGATCCCGAGGAGAAGCCGCCCGTGCTGTGGATTCGCGGCGACTCGGATCAGATCGTCTCCAACGAGTCCGTCTTCGACGTCGGCACGCTCGGCCGGATGGGGCAGGTCCCCGACTGGCCCGGCGAGGACGTCTTCCCGCCCCAGCCGATGGTCGACCAGACCCGCGCCGTCCTCGAGGAGTACGCGGACGCGGGCGGCGAGTTCGAGGAGGTCGTCTTCGGGAATACGGGCCACGCGCCCCACGTCGAGGTGCCGGGTGACTTCCTGAACGAACTCGAGGGCGTCCTGCAAGGATAA
- a CDS encoding protein-tyrosine phosphatase family protein, producing MTTANFGPITDDVPIFGACRPGHLGGDLAAWTDVLSDRGVSAVLCLLSESEASRWGVPAAYDGTFETAHVPIRDRYLPEVDRLTRAVDILESMTAGGHRAAIHCNAGLGRTGVVAAAWLVRERGLSPTTALETVESTPWPRSPREAIRDGNATEAELYDLLGRF from the coding sequence ATGACGACGGCGAACTTCGGCCCTATCACCGACGACGTCCCGATCTTCGGGGCTTGTCGGCCCGGCCACCTCGGCGGCGACCTCGCGGCGTGGACCGACGTCCTCTCCGATCGCGGCGTGTCCGCCGTGCTCTGTCTCCTCTCTGAGAGCGAGGCGTCACGCTGGGGAGTCCCGGCCGCCTACGACGGGACCTTCGAGACCGCACACGTCCCGATTCGGGACCGCTACCTCCCCGAAGTCGACCGTCTCACGAGGGCCGTCGATATCCTCGAGTCGATGACGGCTGGCGGCCACCGCGCCGCGATCCACTGCAACGCCGGGCTCGGCCGTACGGGCGTCGTCGCGGCGGCGTGGCTCGTCCGCGAACGGGGACTGTCACCGACGACAGCGCTCGAGACCGTCGAATCGACCCCGTGGCCCAGATCACCTCGAGAGGCGATCAGAGACGGCAACGCGACCGAAGCGGAACTGTACGACCTCCTCGGTCGGTTCTGA
- a CDS encoding MFS transporter, translating into MDRNDRVVTAFAMLGHATFHTYELVLPIFVVIWLEAFSTTAAFLGAIVGASYALIGIGALPSGLLADRFGSRRLVAACLLGMAASFGIVSVAPTLAVLTIGLLLWGLAASLYHPAGLALISRGTKERGTAFAYHGAAGNVGVAIGPLFAAVLLAFVGWRAVAALLVVPALVATAVGLRLTFDETAGAAARGGDDGTADGDQPRDLAAFVASSKRLFTGGFALVFLTGILYGLYYRAAFTFLPDILADLPLFDPVTAFDRAFEPSQYVYSGLLLLGGVGQYVGGKLVDRIRVETALLGGYAVLAAIAIAFVPAANAGLVPLLAVAGLLGFAAFAIAPINQEAVSAYTAAESRGLSFGYSYTAIFGVGAVGASLAGVVLTHSTPAVLFAVIAGCAAIAALVGASLRSRSAHAGSPADAASDD; encoded by the coding sequence CGAGGCGTTCTCGACGACGGCGGCGTTTCTGGGCGCCATCGTCGGCGCGAGCTACGCGCTGATCGGGATCGGCGCCCTCCCGAGCGGGCTGCTCGCCGACCGGTTCGGCTCGAGGCGGCTCGTCGCCGCGTGTCTGCTCGGGATGGCCGCGTCGTTCGGGATCGTGAGCGTCGCCCCGACCCTCGCTGTCCTGACGATCGGGCTGTTGCTGTGGGGGCTCGCGGCGAGCCTCTACCATCCGGCGGGGCTGGCGCTCATCAGCCGCGGGACGAAGGAACGGGGGACGGCGTTCGCCTACCACGGCGCGGCCGGGAACGTCGGCGTCGCGATCGGACCGCTGTTCGCGGCGGTGCTTCTCGCGTTCGTCGGCTGGCGAGCCGTCGCCGCGCTGCTCGTCGTTCCGGCCCTCGTCGCGACGGCCGTCGGACTCCGACTCACGTTCGATGAGACTGCCGGGGCCGCCGCCCGCGGGGGAGACGACGGGACGGCCGACGGCGACCAGCCCCGCGACCTCGCGGCGTTCGTCGCCAGTTCGAAGCGCCTGTTCACCGGCGGGTTCGCCCTCGTGTTCCTGACCGGAATCCTGTACGGGCTGTACTACCGCGCCGCGTTCACCTTCCTGCCGGACATTCTGGCCGACCTGCCCCTGTTCGATCCGGTGACGGCGTTCGATCGCGCGTTCGAGCCGAGCCAGTACGTCTACTCCGGACTCCTGCTCCTCGGCGGCGTCGGACAGTACGTCGGGGGAAAACTCGTCGACCGGATCCGAGTCGAGACGGCGCTGCTGGGGGGATACGCCGTTCTCGCTGCGATCGCGATCGCGTTCGTTCCGGCGGCGAACGCTGGGCTGGTCCCGCTCCTCGCCGTCGCCGGACTCCTCGGATTCGCGGCCTTCGCGATCGCCCCGATCAATCAGGAAGCCGTCTCGGCGTACACCGCCGCGGAGTCGAGGGGACTCTCCTTCGGCTACTCCTACACCGCGATCTTCGGGGTCGGCGCGGTCGGCGCCTCGCTGGCGGGGGTCGTCCTGACTCACTCGACGCCCGCGGTACTGTTCGCCGTCATCGCCGGCTGCGCCGCCATCGCTGCGCTCGTCGGGGCCTCGCTCCGGAGTCGGTCGGCCCACGCTGGTTCCCCCGCCGACGCCGCGAGCGACGACTGA